The following coding sequences are from one uncultured Desulfobacter sp. window:
- a CDS encoding YifB family Mg chelatase-like AAA ATPase: MKSCAVNGFEAMIVDVEIDITLGLPVFNMVGLAEAAVRESRDRVRSAVQNAGYTFPMDRVVVNLAPADFKKEGTGLDLPVALGILCAQGLFEASTAASWLFAGELSLDGYLRPIKAALPFALAARDNGFKGIILPKENGAQAALVKDIDVLAPEHLAQVVDFLAGKADLAPLKPDLSMLLQTDERELENDFANVRGQTHVKRAMEVAAAGHHHILLNGPAGSGKSLMAKCLPGIMPEPSFEEAMEIAKVYSVAGVSREPGQPLGARPFRSPHHSISDAGLVGGGTVPKPGEITLSHNGVLFLDELPEFRRSVLEVLRQPIEEGVITLARANAKATYPCRFMLAGAMNPCPCGNLTNPDRECTCTPTKIEQYKNKISGPLMDRMDILVEVPRLSFNEMTAEGHREASQSIRKRVEKAREIQVLRFENAGTPCFSNADMGPKLLQQFCPLDARSRRVVEQAMKQFNLSGRAYASILKLARTIADLADAPEILKPHVLEAVQYKRLDQAQDDVS; encoded by the coding sequence ATGAAATCCTGTGCAGTCAACGGATTTGAAGCCATGATTGTGGATGTCGAAATAGACATCACACTGGGACTGCCGGTATTCAACATGGTGGGCCTTGCCGAGGCTGCCGTGCGGGAGAGCCGGGACCGGGTGCGGTCTGCCGTTCAGAACGCCGGATATACCTTCCCCATGGACAGAGTGGTGGTGAACCTGGCACCGGCGGATTTCAAAAAAGAGGGGACCGGCCTGGACCTGCCCGTGGCCTTGGGGATTCTTTGTGCCCAGGGGTTGTTTGAGGCATCCACCGCTGCATCCTGGCTCTTTGCCGGCGAGCTGTCCCTGGACGGATACCTGCGACCGATCAAAGCAGCCCTGCCCTTTGCCCTGGCCGCCCGGGACAATGGCTTCAAAGGCATCATCCTGCCCAAAGAGAACGGCGCCCAGGCTGCACTGGTCAAAGACATTGACGTCCTGGCCCCGGAGCATCTGGCCCAGGTGGTGGACTTTCTGGCAGGAAAGGCGGACCTTGCACCGCTGAAACCTGATCTTTCCATGCTTTTGCAGACTGATGAAAGGGAACTGGAAAACGATTTTGCCAATGTCCGGGGCCAGACCCATGTCAAACGGGCCATGGAAGTGGCCGCAGCCGGCCACCACCATATATTGCTCAATGGTCCGGCGGGATCCGGCAAAAGCTTAATGGCCAAATGCTTGCCGGGCATCATGCCGGAACCCTCCTTTGAAGAGGCCATGGAAATCGCCAAGGTCTATTCGGTGGCAGGCGTCTCCCGGGAACCCGGCCAGCCTTTGGGGGCGCGGCCATTCAGATCGCCCCATCATTCTATTTCCGATGCAGGGCTCGTGGGCGGCGGCACGGTGCCCAAACCCGGGGAAATCACATTGTCCCATAACGGGGTTTTGTTTCTGGATGAACTACCTGAATTCAGGCGAAGCGTGCTGGAGGTCCTGCGTCAGCCCATAGAAGAGGGGGTCATCACCCTGGCCCGGGCCAACGCCAAGGCCACCTATCCATGCCGGTTCATGCTGGCCGGTGCCATGAATCCATGCCCCTGCGGCAATCTTACCAATCCGGACAGGGAGTGCACCTGCACCCCGACAAAAATTGAACAGTATAAAAACAAAATCTCAGGTCCGCTCATGGACCGGATGGACATCCTTGTGGAAGTTCCCCGATTGTCCTTTAATGAAATGACAGCAGAGGGTCACCGGGAGGCATCCCAGTCCATCCGGAAACGCGTGGAAAAGGCCCGGGAGATCCAGGTGCTTCGATTTGAGAACGCCGGGACGCCCTGTTTTTCCAATGCAGATATGGGCCCCAAACTGTTGCAGCAATTCTGCCCCCTGGATGCCCGGAGCCGCCGGGTGGTTGAACAGGCCATGAAGCAGTTCAACCTCTCCGGCCGGGCCTATGCCTCCATATTAAAACTTGCCAGAACCATTGCTGACCTGGCAGACGCACCCGAAATTCTTAAACCCCATGTCCTTGAGGCGGTTCAGTACAAACGCCTGGACCAGGCACAGGATGACGTCAGCTAA
- the aqpZ gene encoding aquaporin Z gives MNLKRRKCMNKYGAEFFGTFWLVLGGCGSAVLAAAFPDVGIGLLGVSLAFGLTVLTMAFGIGHISGCHLNPAVSFGLWAGGRFPAKELAPYIIAQVLGGIVAGGVLYLIASGKAGFDLSAGFASNGYGAHSPGGYSLSAALITEVVMTMMFLIVILGATDERAPKGFAPIAIGLCLTLIHLISIPVTNTSVNPARSTGVAVFVGDWAIAQLWLFWVAPIIGGMLGAVIYRFIGSEK, from the coding sequence ATCAACCTAAAAAGGAGAAAATGTATGAACAAGTATGGTGCAGAATTTTTTGGAACATTCTGGTTGGTTCTCGGTGGGTGTGGTAGTGCTGTTCTGGCTGCGGCGTTTCCGGATGTCGGCATCGGGCTGCTTGGTGTCTCACTGGCGTTTGGTCTCACCGTCCTTACAATGGCCTTTGGCATCGGACACATTTCAGGCTGCCATTTAAATCCGGCGGTGTCGTTTGGTCTATGGGCCGGCGGTCGTTTCCCGGCAAAGGAGTTGGCGCCTTACATCATAGCGCAGGTCCTGGGGGGCATCGTTGCGGGTGGTGTTTTATATTTGATTGCCAGCGGTAAGGCGGGGTTTGACCTTTCTGCCGGTTTCGCTTCAAACGGCTATGGCGCCCATTCCCCGGGTGGGTACAGCTTGTCGGCCGCACTGATCACCGAAGTGGTGATGACCATGATGTTTCTTATCGTCATTCTTGGGGCCACAGACGAACGGGCGCCTAAAGGTTTCGCACCCATTGCCATCGGCTTGTGCTTGACGCTCATTCATTTGATCAGCATCCCGGTGACAAATACATCCGTAAATCCGGCGCGCAGTACCGGTGTGGCGGTTTTTGTCGGCGATTGGGCGATTGCACAGCTTTGGCTTTTCTGGGTGGCCCCGATTATCGGCGGTATGCTGGGCGCTGTGATCTATCGCTTTATCGGCAGCGAGAAATAA
- a CDS encoding Hsp33 family molecular chaperone HslO produces MIKKDIFDHDVKAQFQASAKERLYRFMLADDQIKGVVVHATRMIKEMQANHELGPLETLVLGQAYIAAALISAPLKGRDRIALNIQCSGPIKGLDVEANAFGEIRGYLKANPIDVENPEKIKWLSTLYGAGFLSVTRYIEDTKRPYTGQIALVHGSIAEDMAEYFLTSEQIPSGFCLSVAFDEDEAVIGAGGIFLQALPGADSDNVALAETMIQKIDNLGHRFAQDQTPESVIEDGFADLSPRFLDSSRVEFYCRCSQDRMASHLKNLPKEDRSDILANGPFPLELRCHHCNSAYRFSQEELSSVLN; encoded by the coding sequence ATGATAAAAAAAGATATATTTGACCATGATGTAAAAGCCCAGTTCCAGGCCTCGGCCAAAGAGCGGCTGTACCGTTTTATGTTGGCGGATGATCAGATCAAAGGGGTGGTGGTGCATGCTACCCGTATGATCAAAGAGATGCAGGCGAACCATGAGCTGGGACCTTTGGAAACCCTGGTGCTCGGCCAGGCATACATTGCGGCAGCCTTGATAAGCGCGCCCTTGAAAGGCCGGGACCGCATTGCACTGAATATTCAGTGCTCGGGCCCCATTAAGGGCCTTGATGTGGAGGCCAATGCATTCGGGGAGATCCGCGGCTATCTGAAGGCCAATCCCATTGACGTAGAAAATCCGGAAAAGATTAAATGGCTGTCCACCCTTTACGGGGCGGGTTTTTTGTCGGTGACCCGATACATAGAGGACACAAAACGGCCTTATACCGGCCAGATTGCCCTGGTCCACGGTTCCATTGCCGAGGATATGGCCGAATACTTTCTGACGTCGGAACAGATTCCTTCGGGCTTTTGCCTGAGTGTGGCCTTTGATGAAGATGAAGCCGTTATCGGTGCCGGGGGCATCTTCTTGCAGGCACTGCCGGGTGCCGACTCTGACAACGTTGCCCTGGCCGAAACCATGATTCAGAAAATCGACAATTTAGGACACCGTTTTGCCCAGGATCAGACACCGGAGTCCGTGATTGAAGATGGTTTTGCAGATCTGTCTCCCCGCTTTCTTGACAGTTCCCGGGTGGAGTTTTACTGTCGCTGTTCCCAGGATCGCATGGCCAGTCACCTTAAAAACCTGCCCAAAGAGGACCGCTCTGATATCCTTGCAAATGGACCGTTTCCACTGGAACTTCGATGCCATCACTGCAATTCCGCCTACCGGTTCAGCCAGGAAGAACTATCCAGCGTTCTCAACTGA
- a CDS encoding HD domain-containing protein translates to MMTHEDFVKIEKQFFAYTKPFVDGAEDAYPFVLKQEHTARVCRAMEMLCRSLDLDGLTTARACAAAMVHDMGRFPQFAVFHTYSDARSKNHAALGCREIVRSKILSHLSVTDRRLILKAVALHNRPRLSGKYGRDLMLLARLLRDADKIDIFGVMKDHYLNPDSSHGFITHDLPDDGQIPETAARELLETRQNDLSHVNTLNSMRVFQAGMVYDLNFPAAAAAILNLEVIPVLLDGVPSSDLIIQLEQALLDHLKSLASFNQGKNGRTRKRV, encoded by the coding sequence ATGATGACCCACGAAGATTTTGTAAAAATAGAAAAACAGTTCTTTGCGTATACCAAGCCCTTTGTGGACGGGGCCGAAGATGCCTATCCCTTTGTGCTCAAACAGGAACATACTGCCCGGGTTTGCCGGGCCATGGAAATGCTTTGCCGTTCCCTGGATCTTGACGGCCTGACAACGGCCCGGGCCTGTGCGGCTGCCATGGTTCATGATATGGGGCGGTTTCCCCAGTTTGCTGTCTTTCATACCTATTCCGATGCGCGTTCCAAAAATCATGCTGCCTTGGGGTGCCGGGAAATCGTGCGAAGTAAGATTCTTTCCCACCTATCCGTTACGGACAGGAGGCTGATTCTGAAGGCCGTGGCGCTACATAACCGCCCCCGGCTTTCCGGAAAGTATGGGCGGGATTTAATGCTTCTGGCCCGGTTGCTCAGGGATGCGGACAAGATTGATATTTTCGGTGTAATGAAAGACCACTATCTCAATCCGGATTCAAGCCACGGCTTTATCACCCATGATTTGCCCGATGACGGTCAAATTCCCGAAACGGCAGCCCGTGAGCTTCTTGAAACCCGTCAGAACGATTTAAGTCATGTGAATACGCTTAACAGCATGAGAGTGTTTCAGGCCGGCATGGTCTATGATTTGAATTTCCCTGCCGCCGCCGCCGCGATCCTGAATCTGGAAGTCATTCCTGTTCTGTTAGACGGTGTTCCTTCATCAGATTTGATTATCCAATTGGAGCAGGCGCTTTTGGATCATCTGAAATCCCTTGCTTCATTTAACCAAGGAAAGAACGGAAGAACACGGAAACGCGTTTGA
- a CDS encoding DUF368 domain-containing protein has translation MSFSSSATSATIKELLMGFCLGVANIIPGVSGGTFLLVFGIYERVFLILNQINKSFVFKCLGLIFSCFRHPVAGSKKLYAFFKETGFLFLFKLAVGTMVAIVALSSLMKYLLLHHFSVTYSLFFGLILVSIVIPVKMLRRFDVWAAVCLIAGIALTVWVSAMVNPYDKIKMKSDHLAQAYQVKFAAAGGQEAAAESGKPVSPVQGYSSGDYLYIMICGALAISATVLPGVSGSLVLILMGSYFDIISAISELKFLHLETFIFLGIFGLGVVFGGLLFARLVSFVLSRYYNATMGFLGGLMAGSLYALWPFKETVFMAQQYVKQAGAVVRLENVAVQTNINILPTQDDPMIAACAFFILGCIIMMLFIRKESTASASNF, from the coding sequence ATGTCTTTTTCTTCTTCTGCGACATCGGCAACCATAAAAGAGTTGCTCATGGGGTTCTGTTTAGGCGTTGCCAATATCATTCCAGGGGTTTCCGGCGGGACGTTTCTGCTGGTATTTGGGATATATGAACGGGTGTTCTTAATTTTAAATCAGATCAATAAATCCTTTGTCTTCAAATGCCTTGGGCTCATTTTTTCGTGCTTCAGGCATCCGGTCGCGGGGAGTAAAAAATTATATGCGTTTTTTAAAGAGACCGGTTTTTTGTTTCTGTTTAAACTCGCCGTCGGGACCATGGTGGCCATTGTCGCTCTATCCAGTCTCATGAAATATCTTTTACTTCACCACTTTAGTGTTACCTATTCCCTTTTTTTCGGACTGATTTTGGTGTCAATTGTTATACCAGTCAAGATGCTCAGGCGTTTTGATGTGTGGGCCGCAGTTTGTCTGATAGCCGGGATTGCGCTTACCGTGTGGGTATCAGCCATGGTCAATCCTTATGATAAAATTAAAATGAAATCTGATCATCTTGCCCAGGCCTATCAGGTCAAATTCGCTGCTGCGGGAGGACAGGAGGCTGCGGCTGAATCCGGCAAACCTGTTTCACCGGTCCAAGGGTATTCGTCCGGAGACTATTTGTATATTATGATTTGCGGTGCCCTTGCCATTTCCGCTACCGTGCTGCCGGGGGTCAGCGGTTCCTTGGTACTGATTTTGATGGGTAGCTATTTTGACATTATTTCTGCCATTTCCGAATTGAAGTTCCTGCATTTGGAGACATTTATTTTTTTAGGGATATTCGGTTTGGGGGTGGTTTTCGGGGGGCTTTTGTTTGCCCGGCTGGTCAGTTTTGTTTTGTCCCGGTACTATAATGCCACCATGGGTTTTTTAGGCGGGTTGATGGCTGGCTCATTATATGCGTTGTGGCCCTTTAAAGAGACTGTGTTTATGGCCCAGCAGTATGTGAAACAGGCCGGGGCCGTCGTCCGCCTTGAAAATGTGGCGGTCCAGACCAATATAAATATTCTGCCGACCCAGGATGATCCAATGATCGCCGCGTGTGCTTTTTTTATTCTTGGTTGTATTATTATGATGCTGTTTATCAGAAAAGAGTCCACCGCTTCGGCATCAAATTTCTAA
- a CDS encoding protein-L-isoaspartate(D-aspartate) O-methyltransferase, whose product MTEEPTKFSHWRRDMVEKQIIARGITDPLVLQAMGLVPRHLFVSEALVDSAYGDFPLPIGEGQTISQPFIIAEMTQGLALKGQERVLEIGTGSGYQAAVLSRIVYRVYTIERNNVLYLRTRKLFDQMKYHNIVTRYSDGTQGWKAESPFDAIMVTAGGNKIPEPLVNQLVEGGRLIMPVGGLHSQELLRIEKTGTGIRTVNLGGCRFVKLIGEHGWPS is encoded by the coding sequence ATGACCGAAGAACCCACAAAATTTTCGCACTGGCGCAGGGATATGGTGGAAAAACAGATCATTGCCAGGGGGATAACCGATCCTTTGGTGCTCCAGGCCATGGGGCTGGTGCCCCGGCATCTTTTTGTCAGTGAAGCCCTTGTGGACAGCGCCTATGGGGATTTTCCGCTTCCCATCGGTGAGGGACAGACCATTTCCCAGCCGTTTATCATCGCTGAAATGACCCAGGGCCTGGCCCTGAAGGGCCAGGAGCGGGTTCTTGAGATCGGCACCGGTTCCGGTTACCAGGCAGCCGTGCTGTCTCGTATCGTTTACAGGGTGTATACTATCGAACGTAATAATGTTCTCTATCTGCGGACACGAAAATTGTTTGATCAGATGAAATATCATAATATCGTCACCCGCTATTCCGACGGTACCCAGGGCTGGAAAGCCGAAAGTCCCTTTGACGCCATCATGGTGACGGCGGGGGGAAATAAAATTCCTGAACCTTTGGTAAATCAGCTTGTCGAGGGGGGGCGACTGATTATGCCCGTGGGGGGGCTGCATTCCCAGGAGCTTTTACGCATCGAAAAAACCGGCACCGGCATTAGAACCGTCAATCTGGGCGGTTGCCGTTTTGTTAAGCTGATCGGCGAGCATGGATGGCCCTCGTAG
- a CDS encoding potassium channel protein produces MDKTAKMKITVFIAVIFFILGTAGYMAIEGWGLLDAAYMTAITLSTVGFLEVHDMSDGGRLFTIFLIFTGVGYFLYLGGVFISSVVDGEMKSMLGRQRLNSKIKKMENHYIVCGYGRIGRVLCKFVAEDTKEIVVVEQSEELKDILEKDKIHYIIGDAGNEDVLEKAGINRAKALVAALATDTANVFLVLTARQLNPDIYIMARASSPEVRKKLYVAGATQVESPYDIGGVSMGLKLLRPTVSNFLNTALSRESDAIQIEEAFVPETSSYAGKPLKDSGIRQNYNLIIIAIKEKSGHMEFAPHFETIIHPRDTLIVMGKTEDLKAFRLALGNV; encoded by the coding sequence ATGGATAAAACAGCAAAAATGAAGATAACCGTATTTATCGCGGTTATATTTTTTATACTTGGTACCGCCGGTTACATGGCCATTGAAGGCTGGGGGCTGTTGGATGCCGCATACATGACAGCCATCACCCTGAGTACGGTGGGATTTCTTGAAGTTCACGATATGTCCGACGGTGGGCGGTTGTTCACCATTTTCCTTATTTTTACAGGTGTAGGGTACTTTCTTTATTTAGGCGGCGTTTTCATCAGTTCGGTGGTGGACGGTGAAATGAAAAGCATGCTGGGGAGGCAGCGTTTGAACAGCAAAATTAAAAAAATGGAAAATCATTACATCGTCTGCGGGTACGGCCGCATCGGCCGTGTTCTGTGCAAATTCGTGGCCGAAGACACCAAGGAGATTGTTGTGGTGGAACAAAGCGAAGAACTCAAAGATATCCTGGAAAAGGATAAAATCCATTACATCATCGGAGATGCCGGAAACGAGGATGTTTTGGAAAAAGCCGGGATAAACAGAGCCAAGGCATTAGTCGCAGCACTTGCAACGGACACGGCCAATGTGTTCCTGGTGCTCACAGCCAGACAACTCAACCCCGACATATATATCATGGCCAGGGCATCAAGCCCCGAGGTGAGAAAAAAACTTTATGTGGCCGGTGCCACCCAGGTAGAATCCCCCTATGATATCGGCGGGGTGTCCATGGGCTTGAAATTACTGCGACCGACGGTCTCCAATTTTTTGAATACGGCGCTGTCCCGGGAAAGCGATGCCATACAGATTGAAGAGGCGTTTGTTCCGGAGACATCAAGCTATGCCGGAAAACCCCTTAAGGATTCGGGTATTCGTCAAAATTACAATCTGATCATCATCGCAATCAAAGAAAAGTCAGGGCATATGGAATTTGCGCCCCACTTTGAAACCATCATTCACCCCCGGGACACACTGATTGTCATGGGAAAGACCGAAGACCTGAAGGCGTTCAGGCTTGCACTTGGTAATGTATAA
- a CDS encoding 5-formyltetrahydrofolate cyclo-ligase: MDEAKSGKNGVLSQVAERMNALSPEQIEEKYNIIENKLFEFANFLESHQVFLYPPGSKEIPTEKIIRKAMEIEKSIILPVFTDVKNTFLLYKISHFDKDVVSNAHDMLEPNPERCKKIALDDVDIAIIPGLAFDDKGGRMGFGNNYYSKLITKLPETCRKVALAYEEQIVDQIQMESRKYTVDIIITDTRVIYKI, translated from the coding sequence ATGGATGAAGCTAAAAGCGGTAAAAATGGTGTGTTAAGCCAAGTGGCCGAGCGTATGAACGCCCTGTCCCCGGAACAGATTGAAGAAAAATATAATATTATTGAAAATAAGCTGTTTGAATTTGCAAATTTTTTAGAATCCCATCAGGTGTTCCTCTATCCGCCCGGCAGTAAGGAGATTCCTACTGAAAAGATCATACGTAAAGCCATGGAGATTGAAAAAAGTATTATTTTACCGGTGTTTACGGATGTTAAAAATACTTTTCTTTTGTATAAAATCAGTCATTTTGACAAGGATGTGGTGTCAAACGCCCATGATATGCTTGAGCCCAATCCCGAGCGGTGCAAGAAAATAGCCCTGGATGATGTGGACATTGCCATTATTCCAGGGTTGGCATTTGATGACAAGGGGGGGCGAATGGGCTTCGGAAACAACTACTATTCCAAGCTGATTACAAAATTGCCTGAAACCTGCCGCAAGGTCGCCTTGGCGTATGAAGAGCAAATTGTTGACCAGATTCAGATGGAATCAAGAAAATATACTGTTGATATCATTATTACTGACACCCGGGTAATTTATAAAATTTAG
- the serS gene encoding serine--tRNA ligase: MLDLKLIKNDLDTVVQGMKKRRADIDFSPFLENEEKKKALLIDIEELRHLRNTVSDEIAKMKKSGQDAQPSIDKMKGVSEQIKEMDKKLNELEAWIKDFLIHLPNLPHEDVPMGKDDTENRHEKTWGSLRSFDFQIKDHADIAENLGILDLKCAAKLAGSRFPLYIGAGARLERALINFMLDVHTTEHGYKEVLPPFIVNKETMTGTGQLPKFEEDLFKLEGWDYYLIPTSEVPMTNIPSGGILDESRLPIKFTAFTPCFRSEAGSYGKDTKGLIRQHQFNKVEMVKITHPETSFDELESLLANAEDILQRLELPYQVVTLCTGDLGFSATKTYDIEVWMPGQDKYREISSCSNCLDFQARRANIRFRRENVKKPEFCHTLNGSGLAVGRTFAAILENYQMEDGTVKVPKALVPYMGGLEVIEHES; the protein is encoded by the coding sequence ATGCTTGATCTTAAATTGATTAAAAACGACCTGGATACTGTTGTCCAGGGCATGAAAAAACGTCGGGCTGATATTGATTTTTCCCCATTTCTCGAAAATGAGGAAAAGAAAAAAGCCCTCTTAATTGATATTGAAGAGTTACGTCACCTAAGAAATACTGTTTCTGATGAAATAGCAAAAATGAAGAAATCCGGCCAGGACGCCCAGCCCAGCATAGATAAGATGAAAGGCGTCTCCGAGCAAATCAAGGAAATGGATAAAAAGCTCAATGAACTTGAGGCCTGGATTAAGGATTTTCTTATTCATCTTCCAAACCTTCCCCATGAAGATGTCCCCATGGGCAAGGACGATACCGAGAACCGGCATGAAAAGACATGGGGGTCACTTCGCTCCTTTGATTTTCAGATCAAGGACCATGCTGATATTGCCGAAAATTTAGGCATCCTCGATCTTAAATGCGCCGCAAAACTTGCCGGATCCAGATTTCCGTTGTACATCGGCGCAGGCGCACGCCTGGAACGTGCGCTGATTAACTTCATGCTGGACGTTCACACCACAGAGCACGGGTATAAGGAAGTGTTGCCGCCCTTTATCGTAAACAAAGAAACCATGACCGGCACAGGCCAGTTACCTAAATTTGAAGAAGACCTTTTTAAGCTTGAAGGATGGGATTACTACCTGATTCCCACGTCGGAAGTGCCCATGACCAATATCCCGTCCGGAGGGATCCTGGATGAATCCAGGCTGCCCATAAAATTTACGGCATTTACTCCCTGTTTCAGGTCCGAAGCAGGCTCTTACGGCAAAGACACCAAAGGACTGATCCGCCAGCACCAGTTCAACAAGGTGGAGATGGTTAAAATTACCCATCCGGAAACCTCATTTGATGAGCTTGAATCATTGCTGGCCAATGCAGAAGACATTCTCCAGCGCCTGGAACTGCCCTACCAGGTGGTCACCCTGTGCACCGGGGACCTGGGATTTTCCGCCACCAAAACCTATGACATTGAGGTATGGATGCCCGGCCAGGATAAATACCGGGAGATCTCCTCATGTTCCAACTGCCTTGATTTCCAGGCCAGGCGGGCAAACATCCGGTTCAGACGGGAAAATGTCAAAAAACCTGAGTTCTGCCACACCTTGAACGGGTCCGGACTGGCCGTGGGCAGGACCTTTGCAGCAATTCTTGAAAACTATCAAATGGAAGACGGAACCGTCAAAGTGCCCAAGGCACTGGTACCGTACATGGGAGGCTTAGAAGTAATTGAACACGAATCTTGA
- the thrC gene encoding threonine synthase, with product MNTNLDLFPEDIRPHIIPSPKGEMYYKCLGCGAEYGIEELLYVCPACNQVLLIHDRNKDQLKAVSGETWQKIFDYRKMLKVPALKGIYRYHEFIGPSIPLESIIYLGEGHTPMVEANAGLQEKTGVKFYYKNDGQNPSASFKDRGMASALSSIKYLIDQGLVSEVISVCASTGDTSASAALYASYLGSQVKSAVLLPHKKVTSAQLAQPLGSGARVFEIPGVFDDCMKVVEHLSSSYPVALLNSKNAWRILGQESYAYEIAQDFDWDMDKKVVMIPIGNAGNISAVMNGFLKFYHTGIIKTLPKIIGVQSEHADPVYKYYLEPDESKREFTPVQTQPSVAQAAMIGNPVSMPRVIQIAREYDAASGHRNVFVVQVKEQQIMDWQLTANQNGHITCTQGGECLAGMVQAKALNLVDEDETVILDATAHAIKFSGFQDLYFKGELADTYGISSDSRFVNLPDLVSPDDPDLVPSQEKPLGSSEFEKFVKDVSQKIATRLGL from the coding sequence TTGAACACGAATCTTGATCTGTTCCCGGAAGATATCAGACCGCATATCATCCCCTCGCCAAAGGGGGAGATGTACTATAAATGTCTTGGCTGCGGTGCCGAATACGGCATTGAAGAACTTTTATACGTGTGCCCGGCGTGCAACCAGGTATTGCTGATCCATGACCGAAACAAAGATCAGCTCAAGGCCGTTTCAGGAGAAACCTGGCAAAAAATATTTGATTACCGCAAAATGCTTAAAGTCCCGGCCCTTAAAGGAATTTACCGGTACCACGAGTTCATCGGCCCCAGCATCCCCCTTGAATCCATCATTTATCTGGGAGAAGGTCACACACCGATGGTGGAGGCCAACGCCGGGCTCCAGGAAAAAACCGGGGTCAAGTTTTATTACAAAAACGACGGCCAGAATCCTTCAGCTTCGTTTAAAGACAGGGGCATGGCGTCTGCCCTCTCCAGCATAAAATATCTGATTGACCAGGGTTTGGTATCCGAGGTGATATCGGTATGCGCCTCCACTGGGGACACCTCGGCATCGGCAGCCCTCTACGCCTCTTATCTGGGCTCCCAGGTAAAATCAGCCGTACTTTTGCCCCATAAAAAGGTCACCTCCGCCCAGTTGGCCCAACCTTTGGGAAGCGGGGCCAGGGTCTTTGAAATCCCGGGGGTTTTTGACGACTGCATGAAAGTTGTGGAGCATCTCTCCTCAAGTTACCCTGTGGCACTGCTCAACTCCAAAAATGCCTGGCGGATACTTGGCCAGGAGTCTTACGCCTATGAGATTGCCCAGGATTTTGACTGGGATATGGACAAAAAAGTGGTCATGATCCCCATCGGTAATGCCGGTAATATTTCAGCGGTCATGAACGGCTTTCTAAAATTTTACCACACCGGCATCATCAAGACGCTGCCGAAAATCATCGGGGTCCAGTCCGAACATGCAGATCCGGTATACAAATATTACCTTGAACCCGATGAGAGCAAACGAGAATTCACCCCGGTTCAGACCCAGCCAAGTGTGGCCCAGGCAGCCATGATCGGAAATCCCGTCTCCATGCCCCGGGTTATCCAGATTGCCCGGGAATATGATGCGGCCAGCGGCCACAGAAACGTGTTTGTGGTCCAGGTCAAAGAGCAGCAGATCATGGACTGGCAGCTTACGGCCAACCAGAACGGGCATATCACCTGCACCCAGGGGGGCGAGTGCCTTGCCGGCATGGTCCAGGCAAAGGCATTAAATCTTGTGGATGAAGACGAAACCGTCATCCTGGACGCCACGGCCCATGCCATTAAATTTTCCGGTTTCCAGGACCTCTATTTCAAAGGCGAACTGGCTGACACCTACGGCATTTCATCGGACAGCCGGTTTGTTAATTTACCGGATCTTGTTTCACCCGATGACCCGGACTTGGTTCCATCCCAGGAAAAGCCCCTGGGGTCATCTGAATTTGAAAAATTCGTAAAGGATGTATCACAAAAAATCGCCACCCGTTTAGGGCTTTGA